The Akkermansia sp. N21116 genome includes a region encoding these proteins:
- a CDS encoding MFS transporter: MNSKTLPVFLSFLCMGFGDAVNTFVGVAKDHFSLTTFESSFIASAGFIMFGLLSVPMGLFQDKCGRKKTLLTGLIVALIGILTVMLFGLDRYAVFLLSILLLGGGATILQVAGNPIMRDVSDEGRYSSNLSLGQFIKAIGSFTAPLVFFMAGKMGYTETQSWNVLFPIFAVAVAVSIISVATLKVQEKSDAGKTASLGSCIRLLGDPSVAFSVLAIFVYVGAEVCMASGMPVYFSEQFGINQSLATKFVMYFFVTIMIGRFLGAMLLRKVRPGRFLVATCYVSLAGFILLVLGSSAVGLIASPDAREIVTTASLVVLALGFANIFPLVFSMAIDRLPDKANELSGLMVSAICGGAFLLPLMGWIGDASGNLFYGFVVPLVAVLYILGVGLVMKSEKKEGRDA, translated from the coding sequence ATGAACAGCAAGACACTACCTGTTTTCCTTTCGTTCCTATGTATGGGGTTTGGCGATGCCGTCAATACCTTTGTGGGAGTGGCAAAAGATCATTTTTCTCTGACGACATTCGAATCCAGTTTCATTGCATCGGCGGGGTTTATCATGTTCGGCCTGCTCTCGGTGCCAATGGGGCTTTTCCAGGACAAATGCGGTCGCAAAAAGACGTTGCTGACAGGGTTGATCGTTGCTCTGATAGGTATTCTGACTGTGATGTTGTTCGGGTTAGACAGGTATGCTGTCTTCCTGCTTTCCATCCTTCTTCTGGGAGGCGGAGCTACGATCCTTCAGGTGGCCGGCAACCCGATCATGCGTGACGTGTCGGATGAGGGAAGGTATTCCAGCAATCTTTCCCTGGGGCAGTTTATCAAGGCTATTGGTTCCTTTACGGCTCCGCTCGTTTTTTTCATGGCGGGCAAGATGGGTTATACCGAGACTCAGAGCTGGAATGTTCTGTTCCCTATTTTTGCAGTAGCCGTTGCGGTATCTATTATTTCCGTTGCTACGTTGAAGGTTCAGGAAAAGTCTGATGCGGGCAAGACGGCTTCTCTGGGGTCGTGCATCCGCCTTCTGGGGGATCCGTCCGTGGCGTTTTCCGTCCTTGCCATTTTCGTGTATGTGGGAGCCGAAGTTTGTATGGCATCCGGCATGCCCGTGTATTTTTCCGAGCAATTCGGAATCAATCAATCCCTGGCGACCAAGTTTGTGATGTATTTTTTCGTGACGATCATGATCGGGCGTTTTCTGGGGGCGATGCTGCTACGTAAAGTACGGCCGGGACGTTTTCTGGTGGCGACATGCTATGTATCTCTGGCTGGATTTATTCTTCTGGTCTTGGGTAGCAGCGCGGTCGGGCTGATTGCTTCTCCCGATGCCCGTGAGATTGTGACGACGGCGTCTCTTGTCGTGCTGGCTCTTGGGTTTGCCAACATTTTCCCCCTTGTGTTTTCCATGGCGATCGACAGGTTGCCCGACAAGGCGAACGAGTTGTCAGGATTGATGGTATCCGCTATTTGCGGAGGGGCTTTCCTGTTGCCCCTCATGGGGTGGATC
- a CDS encoding glycoside hydrolase family 125 protein, protein MQISGLFMMEKGRKVLVVCGVVLLLFGGFCWSRTPQDQNIQPDVARDVYTKTKRPPVEERLFISRSIDEEIARVKGMLTHPKLRWMFENCFPNTLDTTVHYREKDGVDDTFVYTGDIAAMWLRDSAAQVWPYVPLANKDEKLRKMLAGVILRQMKCINIDPYANAFNDGPTGSEWESDLTDMKPEIHERKWEIDSLCYPIRLAYRYWKTTKDDSVFGAEWSSAVRRIVATFREQQRKENPGPYKFQRKTEKASDTVMNDGWGNPCKPVGLIASVFRPSDDATTFPFLVPSNFFAVSSLRKAAEILQSVNHDEELAGECLALADEVEAALKKYAVVEHPVFGRVYAYEVDGYGNLLFMDDANVPSLLAMPYLGDVPADDPVYLNTRRLVWSEHNPYFFKGRAGEGIGGPHVSHVSMNMIWPMSIMMKAFTSRDDEETAACIRMLLETDAGTGFIHESFHKDDAGKFTREWFAWQNTLFGELILKLVGEGKTDLLNRLP, encoded by the coding sequence ATGCAAATATCCGGTTTGTTCATGATGGAAAAAGGAAGAAAAGTGCTTGTTGTGTGCGGAGTTGTTCTTCTTTTGTTTGGGGGATTTTGTTGGTCTCGGACGCCTCAGGATCAGAATATCCAGCCGGATGTAGCACGGGATGTTTACACGAAGACGAAACGTCCTCCCGTGGAAGAGCGGTTGTTTATTTCTCGAAGTATTGATGAAGAAATTGCACGCGTCAAAGGGATGTTGACCCATCCGAAGTTACGCTGGATGTTCGAGAACTGTTTTCCCAATACTCTGGATACGACGGTGCATTACCGTGAGAAGGACGGAGTGGATGATACGTTTGTCTATACCGGGGATATTGCCGCCATGTGGTTGCGCGATTCCGCGGCTCAGGTGTGGCCGTATGTTCCACTGGCTAACAAGGATGAGAAGTTGAGGAAGATGCTGGCGGGGGTGATCCTCCGTCAGATGAAATGCATCAATATTGACCCCTATGCTAATGCGTTTAATGACGGGCCGACTGGTAGCGAGTGGGAGTCCGACCTTACGGATATGAAGCCGGAAATCCATGAGCGTAAGTGGGAAATCGATTCCTTGTGCTATCCCATACGGTTGGCCTACCGTTATTGGAAGACGACGAAGGACGATTCCGTGTTCGGTGCGGAATGGAGCTCGGCTGTCCGGCGTATCGTGGCAACTTTCCGAGAACAGCAGAGGAAAGAGAATCCCGGGCCTTACAAATTCCAGCGCAAGACGGAAAAGGCCTCCGACACGGTCATGAATGACGGATGGGGCAATCCCTGTAAACCGGTGGGTCTGATTGCCTCCGTATTTCGTCCGTCAGACGATGCAACGACGTTTCCTTTCTTGGTGCCGTCGAATTTCTTTGCCGTGTCCTCGTTGCGCAAGGCGGCGGAAATCCTGCAATCGGTCAATCATGATGAAGAACTGGCGGGCGAATGCCTGGCTTTGGCTGACGAGGTCGAAGCGGCGTTAAAGAAATACGCGGTCGTGGAGCATCCTGTATTTGGTCGTGTGTACGCTTATGAGGTGGACGGGTACGGTAATCTCCTGTTTATGGACGATGCCAATGTACCGAGTTTGCTTGCCATGCCTTATCTGGGGGATGTCCCGGCGGACGATCCGGTTTATTTGAATACGCGCCGCCTGGTGTGGAGCGAGCATAATCCCTACTTTTTCAAGGGAAGGGCAGGCGAGGGAATCGGAGGACCTCATGTGTCCCATGTTTCGATGAACATGATTTGGCCGATGAGCATCATGATGAAGGCGTTTACGAGCCGTGACGATGAAGAGACGGCTGCTTGTATCAGGATGCTGCTGGAAACCGATGCCGGAACCGGGTTCATCCATGAATCTTTCCACAAGGACGATGCCGGCAAGTTTACCCGCGAGTGGTTCGCATGGCAGAATACGCTTTTTGGAGAGCTCATCCTGAAACTGGTCGGTGAAGGAAAGACCGATCTTCTGAATCGTCTCCCCTGA
- the lepA gene encoding translation elongation factor 4, protein MSIEQKRNFSIIAHIDHGKTTLSDRLLEYTNTISDREKQDQLLDAMDLEREKGITIKSHPVTMRYKARNGQTYELNLLDTPGHVDFSYEVSRSLAACEGALLIVDAAQGVEAQTLANMHLAMDQKLAIVPVINKIDLPSANLPKVFKQLEDIICIPHEEAIQASAKAGIGIEDILEAVVERIPPPKDSPDGLLRALVFDSVYDSYRGVVSYVRIVSGSVKRGMRVKLFATDEVYEVKEVGIFTPKMTKSDELSTGDVGYIIANMKAASDVKIGDTYTDIVHPCDKPLPGFKEIRPMVFSGIYPVDSSDFEALKASMAKLQINDAAFTFMAESSIALGFGFRCGFLGLLHMEIVQERLRREFNMDVISTYPSVIYEVTKTNGEELLVDNPSLLPEPQEIKEIREPIVKVFIMLPGDYIGDIMQLVLEKRGNVVNTETIDDMRVMLTATLPLAEILVDFNDKLKSMTRGYGSMDYEHDGYAPANLIKMDMMIAGEPVDAFSMIVHREKAESRGRDLASRLKEVIPRQLFTVAIQACIGGKIIARESISPMRKNVTAKCYGGDVTRKRKLLEKQKEGKKRMKAIGRVNIPQEAFIRVLKSGD, encoded by the coding sequence ATGAGCATTGAGCAGAAACGCAACTTTTCCATCATCGCCCACATCGACCACGGAAAGACGACTCTTTCCGATCGTCTGTTGGAGTACACCAACACGATTTCCGACCGTGAGAAACAAGACCAGCTTCTGGACGCCATGGATCTGGAACGGGAAAAAGGCATTACCATCAAATCCCACCCCGTAACCATGCGCTACAAGGCGCGCAACGGACAAACCTACGAACTGAATCTGCTGGATACCCCCGGTCACGTGGACTTCTCTTACGAAGTATCCCGTTCTCTGGCCGCTTGCGAAGGCGCGCTCCTCATCGTCGATGCCGCTCAAGGGGTTGAAGCCCAGACATTAGCCAACATGCACCTGGCTATGGACCAGAAACTGGCTATCGTGCCGGTCATCAACAAGATCGACCTTCCCAGCGCCAATCTCCCGAAAGTCTTCAAACAACTTGAAGACATCATCTGCATCCCCCACGAAGAAGCCATCCAGGCGTCCGCCAAAGCCGGTATCGGCATCGAAGACATTCTGGAAGCTGTCGTCGAACGAATTCCTCCTCCCAAGGATAGCCCCGACGGCTTGCTGCGCGCCCTTGTATTCGACTCCGTGTACGACTCGTACCGGGGCGTCGTCTCCTACGTACGCATCGTTTCCGGCTCCGTCAAGCGCGGCATGCGCGTCAAGCTCTTCGCCACGGATGAAGTATATGAAGTCAAGGAGGTCGGCATTTTCACTCCCAAAATGACCAAGTCCGACGAACTCAGCACCGGAGACGTCGGCTACATCATCGCCAATATGAAGGCAGCCTCCGATGTCAAAATAGGCGATACCTATACCGACATCGTCCACCCATGCGACAAGCCCTTGCCCGGCTTCAAGGAAATACGTCCCATGGTCTTTTCAGGCATCTACCCCGTCGATTCCTCCGACTTTGAAGCCTTGAAAGCATCCATGGCCAAGCTTCAGATCAACGATGCCGCCTTTACCTTCATGGCGGAATCGTCTATCGCCCTCGGATTCGGTTTTCGCTGCGGTTTTCTCGGGCTGCTGCATATGGAAATCGTCCAGGAACGCCTGCGGCGAGAATTCAACATGGATGTCATTTCTACCTACCCGTCCGTCATCTACGAGGTCACCAAGACCAACGGAGAAGAGCTCTTGGTAGACAACCCGAGCCTTCTGCCCGAACCACAGGAAATCAAGGAAATCCGCGAACCCATCGTCAAGGTTTTCATCATGCTTCCCGGCGACTACATCGGTGACATCATGCAACTGGTTCTGGAAAAACGCGGTAATGTCGTCAACACCGAGACTATCGATGACATGCGCGTCATGCTCACCGCCACTCTTCCTCTCGCCGAAATCCTCGTCGATTTCAATGACAAGCTCAAATCCATGACGCGCGGCTACGGTTCCATGGACTACGAACATGACGGTTACGCCCCTGCCAATCTGATCAAGATGGACATGATGATCGCCGGAGAACCCGTCGACGCCTTCTCCATGATCGTTCACCGCGAAAAGGCAGAATCCCGTGGACGCGATCTGGCATCTCGCCTTAAGGAAGTCATCCCCCGGCAATTGTTCACTGTTGCCATCCAAGCTTGTATCGGCGGTAAAATCATCGCACGGGAAAGCATCTCTCCCATGCGCAAGAACGTAACTGCCAAATGCTACGGAGGCGACGTCACCCGTAAACGCAAACTTCTCGAAAAGCAAAAAGAAGGGAAAAAACGTATGAAGGCCATCGGCCGGGTCAACATCCCGCAGGAAGCCTTCATCCGCGTTCTCAAATCCGGGGATTGA